A portion of the Flavobacterium magnum genome contains these proteins:
- a CDS encoding glycerophosphodiester phosphodiesterase produces the protein MSKILKIGHRGAKGFLPENTIASFEKAIALGCDGVELDVHLSADGEIVVIHDHTTDRVTGQHGIVAEMTSSQLKKMRIEGGHQVPLLSEVVDLVNDPSLVNIELKTGEAAEPVLRLIEKYVAEGRSFSQFLISSFDWPALQKVRTLHPEIPLGVLTETDLALAAAFAKTIRAEMIHPHFHLLDHDNTKMLQQDFRVFAWTVNEPQDIEKMKSFGVDAIITDFPDRI, from the coding sequence GCGGCGCCAAAGGCTTCCTGCCTGAGAACACGATCGCGTCTTTTGAGAAAGCGATTGCCCTGGGCTGTGACGGCGTGGAGCTTGACGTGCACCTTTCGGCTGACGGTGAAATCGTCGTGATTCACGATCACACGACAGACCGCGTTACGGGGCAACATGGTATTGTCGCGGAAATGACCTCATCGCAATTGAAAAAAATGAGGATTGAAGGTGGGCACCAGGTTCCATTGCTTTCAGAAGTAGTGGATTTGGTCAATGATCCCAGCCTCGTAAACATTGAATTGAAAACGGGCGAAGCGGCTGAACCTGTATTACGCTTGATTGAAAAATATGTCGCCGAAGGCCGGTCCTTCTCCCAATTCCTGATTTCGTCATTTGACTGGCCGGCGTTGCAAAAGGTGCGGACACTGCACCCGGAAATCCCTCTAGGCGTTCTGACCGAGACCGATCTGGCATTGGCTGCGGCTTTCGCCAAAACCATCCGTGCGGAAATGATTCACCCACATTTCCACCTGCTCGACCATGACAATACCAAAATGCTGCAGCAGGATTTCAGGGTTTTTGCATGGACGGTCAACGAACCGCAGGACATTGAAAAAATGAAGTCATTCGGCGTCGACGCCATCATCACCGATTTTCCCGACCGCATATGA
- a CDS encoding DUF7619 domain-containing protein, which translates to MKTQLHLSVCAFLIFIANAFSQTGNTCDNPIAIPSLPYQVSGYTGNYGDDFDLPQGTSCGALPATTNYLAGSEVFYSYTSVVDGDLTLSLTASSLNSGIFVYTNCASVGTACVAGLANSSSSTRSLTLNAIAGQTYIIVISSSGVTPEINYTLIVQQRMCGPRPFALSASEITGTQATLSWSNAFFPSYQIAVQPLGSSIPTGPGQYTSNTDSVTVSGLEPVTPYQFWVRSECAENSGIFTDWAGPFAFNTQMCDATNTCNYTFRLKTTASGWGSTRMQVRQNGIVLATLGSTFVTGQGPVDVTVPLCNGVPFDLFWSVANTTPGNKMIDILNSFGQKIFSKPAGVGSVNTILYSGVVDCSAPQCDLAPESVSVNGLTTNSANVAWVSPAITSWDIYLAAPGDPIPTVDTVPTYANVTTNSYTLSDLDDDTAYTVFIRSNCTPLSSGWSAASFNTLPICIKPLSLSVSSITTSNATLSWQKGTPADTAWEVLLLPSLSGQVPATPPAANPDLSGGGLLIPTTIYSPLTLDTGTLSVATIYLYYIRTVCSADLKSKWAGPYVFNTVTCDPADKCNYVFTMTDTGANGWNDGRMQIRQNGIVIKTIGNSINGASTSVAAALCNGVPFDLYWSEGGTAPSEIGVSIQNPYDDTIFTKLPGQGNPLDVLYSSIANCNPAACPKPSALTVNSDAMTQTSAMLAWTENGTATQWEVYVVPEGGPAPVNDNPVTGTGAYHIADSNPYLLTGLEPQTKYIYYVRAICSETEISTWPLTAPKAFTTKPLNDECSNATIVPVNPGIDGMLFAEGNTKGGTASLPYPSMVCGNFDDDIWFSFQATATTHLIMMDDFLLDSPVGQDLSHSLYSGDDCGSLTQLYCSTLNASVANNLTIGNYYKISVFTNWPDAQSGPFKIRITTPEPVTNDECNTAILVPTGDSTCSNATHGSIAGASASAQSTTCVGTPDDDIWFKFVAVDTNMAISIDNIAGYSDLVHSLYNGDCDNLTPLYCSRPHASIAENLIVGQTYYVRIWSYSDVPVNATFDLCIRKTTVPITVTTAQYTNEQLVSNVLINNPCVDISNVSSSSGNNFGSVNGIGYFTNFESNNFFPFTNGVVLSTGDAVHAGGHNLTTLSDGSTSWAGDFQLETAVNMDVGSRNASVLEFDFTTPTAYMSFNFLFASEEYGTYQCNFSDSFAFLLTDLVTGTTKNLAVLPDGSTPISVITIRDNAYNLQCSSVNPEFFDHLFSADLGNELFSAINFNGQTHVMTAASAIEPNHPYHIKLVIADRGDSQFDSAVFIQAGSFASGPPECHDKLRLTAFIDANNNGIKDDTEIPFTHGSFSSQLNNAGEVSHISTPVGVYTVYNPNPADTYDFSYTVDPEYQTYFTAGTTAFNDVNIPVGSGTTELFFPISILQPYTNASVSIVPVNSPRPGFDYVNKVVYTNLGMTACSGTITFNRAAPTSIVAVSQSGTTATDDGFDYSFSNLLPQETRTFDVTLHVPNIPAVHLGDLLTTSAVITAQAGDINSNDNLFTNTQVVVGSYDPNDKQEAHGGKVNINQFTADDYLYYTIRFQNTGTYNALNIRIEDLLDPQLDPASIRMVDASHNYVMQRVDNKLVWYFDYIQLPSVFQNEELSHGYVIFRVKPLPGFEAGDAIPNVAEIHFDTNPPIVTNIANTIFEIPLGIGQISESDVLLFPNPADQYVRIILANTSENIAAVSIFDMLGKSIFRQVTVNSREAELDISQLAKGVYMVEIVTENHLKQVKKLVIR; encoded by the coding sequence ATGAAAACACAACTACACCTCAGCGTTTGTGCCTTTTTGATTTTTATCGCAAACGCATTTTCCCAAACCGGAAACACCTGTGACAACCCCATCGCCATTCCTTCGTTGCCTTATCAGGTAAGCGGGTACACCGGCAATTACGGCGACGACTTCGATTTGCCCCAGGGGACATCCTGTGGTGCGCTGCCCGCTACGACGAATTATCTCGCCGGCAGTGAGGTTTTTTACAGCTATACGTCAGTGGTCGATGGAGATCTTACCCTCTCTTTGACCGCTTCCAGCCTCAACTCCGGCATCTTTGTTTATACAAATTGTGCGTCAGTGGGTACGGCTTGTGTGGCCGGCTTAGCCAACAGCAGCTCCTCGACGCGTTCACTTACACTGAATGCCATCGCGGGGCAAACCTACATTATCGTGATTTCGTCGAGTGGGGTGACACCGGAAATCAACTACACGCTGATCGTGCAGCAGCGTATGTGTGGCCCACGTCCGTTTGCATTATCGGCTTCGGAAATTACGGGAACACAGGCCACACTTTCATGGAGCAATGCGTTTTTTCCGTCTTACCAAATTGCCGTACAGCCGTTGGGAAGCAGTATTCCTACAGGGCCGGGGCAATATACCAGCAATACGGACTCGGTGACGGTTTCAGGACTTGAGCCTGTTACACCCTATCAATTCTGGGTACGGTCAGAATGTGCAGAGAATTCCGGAATCTTTACCGATTGGGCCGGACCTTTCGCCTTCAACACCCAGATGTGCGACGCAACAAATACGTGCAATTATACTTTCCGGCTGAAGACCACGGCCAGCGGCTGGGGATCGACACGCATGCAGGTGCGGCAGAATGGTATTGTACTGGCCACACTGGGTTCAACCTTTGTCACAGGACAGGGTCCTGTGGATGTAACTGTTCCTCTTTGTAACGGTGTTCCTTTTGACCTGTTCTGGAGCGTTGCCAATACGACACCCGGAAACAAGATGATTGACATCCTGAATTCTTTCGGGCAAAAGATTTTTTCGAAACCAGCCGGGGTCGGCTCCGTAAACACCATCTTATATTCAGGTGTGGTCGACTGCAGCGCGCCGCAATGCGATTTAGCGCCTGAATCTGTTTCCGTAAACGGGCTCACCACCAACAGTGCCAACGTCGCCTGGGTTTCGCCTGCCATAACTTCCTGGGATATTTACCTCGCTGCACCCGGAGATCCCATACCGACCGTGGATACCGTCCCGACATATGCAAATGTGACGACAAATTCCTACACTTTAAGCGATCTGGACGATGATACCGCATATACGGTATTTATCCGGTCGAATTGTACGCCTTTAAGTTCCGGCTGGTCAGCGGCAAGCTTCAACACCTTGCCGATATGTATTAAGCCGCTGTCCTTATCAGTGTCGTCGATTACCACCAGCAACGCAACACTTTCGTGGCAAAAGGGCACGCCTGCCGATACGGCATGGGAAGTGCTGCTTTTACCGAGCCTTTCCGGACAGGTTCCGGCGACGCCCCCGGCGGCCAATCCTGATTTATCGGGCGGCGGACTGCTCATCCCTACGACGATTTATTCGCCACTGACACTGGACACGGGGACACTGTCTGTAGCAACGATTTATTTGTACTACATCAGGACCGTTTGTTCCGCCGACCTAAAAAGCAAATGGGCCGGACCATACGTTTTCAATACCGTGACCTGTGACCCGGCAGACAAATGCAACTATGTGTTCACAATGACCGATACCGGTGCAAACGGTTGGAATGATGGCAGAATGCAGATAAGGCAGAATGGCATCGTCATCAAGACGATCGGGAATTCAATTAATGGCGCCTCGACTTCGGTAGCGGCCGCGCTGTGCAACGGCGTCCCTTTTGATTTGTATTGGAGCGAGGGCGGGACTGCTCCGTCGGAAATCGGGGTATCCATACAAAATCCTTATGACGATACCATCTTTACGAAATTACCCGGCCAGGGCAATCCGTTGGATGTATTGTACAGCAGCATTGCCAATTGCAACCCGGCCGCTTGCCCGAAACCATCGGCACTGACCGTAAACAGTGATGCCATGACGCAGACTTCAGCAATGTTGGCATGGACTGAGAATGGAACGGCGACACAGTGGGAAGTGTACGTGGTCCCTGAAGGCGGACCTGCACCGGTAAATGACAATCCCGTCACGGGAACAGGCGCTTATCATATCGCCGACAGCAATCCGTACCTACTGACCGGGCTGGAGCCGCAAACCAAATACATCTATTACGTAAGGGCAATTTGCTCAGAAACTGAAATCAGCACGTGGCCCCTTACCGCGCCCAAGGCTTTCACCACCAAACCCTTGAATGATGAATGTAGCAATGCCACCATAGTTCCGGTCAACCCAGGCATTGACGGCATGTTGTTTGCCGAGGGCAATACCAAAGGAGGTACCGCTTCGCTTCCATATCCTTCGATGGTGTGCGGGAATTTTGATGACGACATCTGGTTTAGTTTTCAGGCCACTGCCACCACGCACCTCATCATGATGGATGATTTCTTACTGGATTCGCCTGTGGGACAGGATCTCTCCCATTCGCTTTACAGCGGCGACGATTGCGGGTCGCTGACGCAACTGTATTGCAGCACGCTGAATGCCAGTGTCGCCAACAATCTTACCATCGGGAATTATTACAAAATCAGCGTATTCACCAATTGGCCGGATGCGCAGTCCGGGCCATTCAAAATCAGGATTACAACGCCCGAACCGGTAACCAATGACGAGTGCAATACCGCTATACTGGTACCTACCGGTGACAGTACCTGTTCAAACGCAACCCACGGCTCGATAGCCGGCGCTTCGGCTTCGGCGCAGTCGACTACCTGTGTTGGCACTCCCGATGATGATATTTGGTTTAAGTTCGTGGCAGTCGATACCAACATGGCCATTTCGATTGATAATATAGCGGGGTACAGCGACCTGGTGCATTCCTTGTATAACGGGGATTGCGACAACCTGACGCCGTTGTATTGCAGCAGGCCCCATGCGAGCATCGCTGAAAACCTGATCGTGGGACAAACGTACTATGTCAGGATATGGAGCTATTCCGATGTGCCTGTGAACGCGACTTTCGACCTCTGCATCAGGAAAACGACCGTCCCTATTACGGTGACGACTGCACAATACACGAATGAGCAGCTGGTATCCAACGTTTTGATTAACAACCCCTGCGTCGACATCAGCAATGTCTCGTCGTCGAGCGGAAATAATTTTGGATCGGTCAATGGCATTGGCTATTTCACGAATTTCGAAAGCAATAATTTCTTTCCTTTCACGAACGGAGTGGTCCTGAGTACCGGTGATGCCGTTCATGCGGGAGGCCACAACCTTACAACACTCAGCGATGGCAGCACTTCATGGGCCGGTGATTTCCAATTGGAAACAGCAGTCAATATGGATGTCGGGTCACGGAATGCGTCGGTACTCGAGTTCGATTTCACGACACCCACGGCATACATGAGTTTCAATTTCCTTTTTGCTTCAGAAGAATATGGAACCTATCAATGTAATTTCTCCGACTCTTTCGCGTTCCTCCTGACCGATTTGGTCACCGGTACCACCAAGAACCTGGCGGTCCTACCCGATGGCAGTACGCCGATTTCGGTCATCACGATTCGGGACAATGCCTACAACCTCCAGTGCAGTTCAGTAAACCCGGAGTTTTTTGATCACCTGTTCTCTGCAGATCTGGGCAACGAGCTATTCTCAGCCATTAATTTCAACGGGCAGACCCACGTGATGACAGCCGCATCAGCTATTGAGCCGAACCATCCGTACCATATCAAGCTCGTTATCGCTGACAGGGGCGATTCGCAATTCGATTCAGCCGTATTCATTCAGGCCGGAAGTTTTGCATCGGGCCCACCCGAATGTCATGACAAGCTAAGACTTACGGCATTTATCGACGCCAATAATAATGGAATCAAGGACGACACCGAAATTCCATTCACACACGGCTCGTTTTCTTCCCAACTCAACAATGCCGGTGAGGTCAGTCACATTTCAACGCCGGTTGGCGTGTACACGGTCTACAACCCGAATCCGGCAGACACTTACGATTTCAGTTATACGGTAGATCCGGAGTATCAAACATATTTTACTGCCGGTACAACCGCATTCAACGATGTCAACATCCCCGTGGGAAGTGGCACGACCGAATTGTTTTTCCCAATCAGTATCCTGCAACCGTACACCAACGCATCGGTATCAATAGTTCCTGTGAACAGCCCGCGCCCGGGGTTTGACTATGTGAACAAGGTCGTTTACACCAACCTGGGTATGACTGCCTGCTCCGGGACGATAACCTTTAACCGCGCAGCCCCAACAAGTATCGTGGCTGTAAGTCAGTCCGGAACGACGGCTACTGATGACGGCTTCGACTATAGCTTCAGCAACCTGCTGCCTCAGGAAACACGTACGTTTGACGTGACGCTGCATGTGCCGAACATCCCGGCGGTGCACCTTGGCGACCTGTTGACTACGTCAGCGGTAATTACGGCCCAGGCGGGCGACATCAACAGCAATGACAACCTCTTCACCAACACCCAGGTTGTCGTGGGATCATACGACCCGAACGACAAGCAGGAAGCACATGGCGGCAAAGTCAATATCAACCAATTTACGGCTGACGATTACCTCTACTATACCATAAGGTTCCAAAACACGGGCACTTACAACGCGCTTAACATACGGATCGAGGATTTATTGGATCCGCAGCTGGATCCTGCGAGCATCCGGATGGTAGATGCGAGCCATAATTATGTGATGCAACGCGTCGACAATAAGTTGGTTTGGTATTTTGATTATATTCAATTGCCGTCTGTTTTCCAGAATGAGGAGCTGAGTCATGGATACGTTATTTTCAGGGTTAAGCCGCTGCCTGGATTCGAGGCGGGCGATGCAATCCCGAATGTTGCGGAGATTCATTTTGACACCAATCCGCCGATTGTGACCAACATTGCCAACACCATTTTTGAAATACCGCTGGGCATCGGGCAAATTTCTGAGTCGGATGTGTTGCTATTTCCAAATCCGGCCGATCAGTACGTCCGGATAATCCTTGCCAATACGTCGGAAAATATTGCTGCTGTCAGTATCTTTGATATGTTGGGCAAATCGATTTTCAGGCAGGTCACGGTTAATTCACGGGAAGCGGAACTCGATATTTCGCAGTTGGCCAAGGGCGTTTACATGGTCGAAATTGTCACTGAAAACCATCTGAAACAGGTAAAAAAATTAGTCATCCGATAG
- a CDS encoding NAD(P)/FAD-dependent oxidoreductase: protein MNQEFDIIIVGGGAGGFFTAINIAEKNPLLKVAILERGQEVLTKVRISGGGRCNVTHACFDPRELVKFYPRGEKELRGPFHQFASGDTVAWFESHGVTLKTEEDGRMFPVTDSSQTIIDCFLKTAAALGIKVLTGESVSHIMKSGDYWKIETRQQHFLCEKLVMASGSNPKIWEMLEGIGHSVVSPVPSLFTFNIKDERISKLPGVSAMASVKVKDTKLDSSGPVLITHWGLSGPAILKLSAWGARILAEKNYRFTIEVNWLNDVSLAEADTQLRGLKQEHARKSVSKKSPFDFPNRLWESLVLAAGVGTETKWADLSKTQLQDLAALLTQSAFRVDGKSTFKEEFVTAGGVDLREINFRTMESKLHQNLFFAGEIVNIDAITGGFNFQNAWTAGAIVANSI from the coding sequence ATGAACCAGGAATTCGACATCATCATTGTAGGGGGCGGCGCCGGAGGATTTTTCACCGCCATCAATATTGCGGAAAAGAATCCGCTGCTGAAGGTGGCCATACTCGAGCGCGGTCAGGAAGTGCTTACTAAGGTCCGTATCTCGGGCGGTGGTCGCTGCAATGTCACCCATGCCTGCTTTGATCCCAGGGAACTCGTTAAATTTTATCCGCGCGGTGAAAAGGAACTGCGGGGACCGTTCCACCAGTTTGCGTCCGGCGATACGGTAGCCTGGTTTGAGTCGCATGGTGTCACCCTGAAGACCGAAGAGGACGGGCGCATGTTTCCCGTGACCGATTCATCGCAGACGATTATCGACTGTTTCCTTAAAACAGCCGCCGCGCTGGGCATAAAGGTGCTTACAGGCGAAAGTGTAAGCCACATCATGAAAAGTGGTGACTACTGGAAAATCGAAACCAGGCAACAGCATTTCCTGTGTGAAAAACTCGTCATGGCTTCAGGAAGCAACCCGAAAATTTGGGAAATGCTTGAAGGGATCGGGCATTCGGTGGTGAGTCCGGTGCCTTCACTGTTTACATTCAACATCAAAGACGAACGGATTTCAAAACTACCCGGCGTCTCGGCCATGGCTTCGGTTAAGGTAAAAGACACCAAACTCGATTCGTCCGGACCGGTACTGATTACCCATTGGGGTTTGAGTGGCCCGGCAATCCTCAAACTTTCGGCCTGGGGCGCCAGAATCCTTGCCGAAAAAAATTACCGTTTCACGATTGAAGTGAACTGGCTCAACGACGTCAGCCTGGCTGAAGCGGATACGCAGCTTCGCGGACTCAAACAGGAACATGCGAGAAAATCGGTCTCTAAAAAATCGCCTTTTGATTTCCCGAACCGCCTGTGGGAAAGCCTGGTGCTGGCAGCAGGAGTCGGCACCGAAACCAAATGGGCCGACCTGTCCAAAACCCAACTTCAGGACCTGGCTGCATTGCTTACACAAAGTGCGTTTAGGGTCGACGGCAAAAGCACGTTCAAGGAGGAGTTCGTAACAGCAGGAGGGGTTGACCTGCGCGAGATCAATTTCAGGACGATGGAAAGCAAACTGCACCAGAACCTTTTTTTTGCCGGTGAGATCGTAAATATAGACGCCATCACCGGAGGCTTTAATTTCCAGAACGCCTGGACCGCCGGCGCTATTGTGGCCAACAGCATCTGA